In the genome of Streptomyces globosus, one region contains:
- a CDS encoding cytidine deaminase family protein, whose amino-acid sequence MDNTTHLPQEDLELVEFARHIVEANGDGEAHTVGAAVRDAQGRMFGGINLYHFTGGPCAELVALGHARAEGARDLAAIVAVGDRGRGVLAPCGRDRQILLDHHPGIRVLVPVADGIRSVPITDLLPHAYVWAEQSAAPDGAPDPAATQIL is encoded by the coding sequence ATGGACAACACGACGCACTTACCGCAAGAAGACCTGGAACTGGTCGAGTTCGCCCGGCACATCGTCGAGGCGAACGGCGACGGCGAGGCGCACACCGTCGGGGCAGCCGTGCGAGACGCGCAGGGCCGGATGTTCGGCGGCATCAACCTCTACCACTTCACGGGCGGACCCTGCGCGGAGCTGGTGGCGCTCGGGCACGCGCGGGCCGAGGGAGCACGCGACCTGGCGGCGATCGTCGCCGTCGGCGACAGGGGCCGCGGCGTACTCGCGCCGTGCGGCCGGGACCGGCAGATCCTGCTGGACCACCACCCGGGCATCCGCGTCCTCGTGCCGGTGGCCGACGGCATCAGGAGTGTCCCGATCACCGACCTGCTGCCCCATGCGTATGTCTGGGCGGAGCAGTCGGCAGCGCCCGACGGGGCACCGGACCCGGCTGCGACGCAGATCCTGTAG
- a CDS encoding bifunctional [glutamine synthetase] adenylyltransferase/[glutamine synthetase]-adenylyl-L-tyrosine phosphorylase: MTVPGRRSSTFMRLLRSGFTDPSAAAALLDSDALAAVRNDPVLLDALGATADPDLALRGLVRLAEAEGESGRRVLLDTLLRSKPLRDRLLGVLGASEALADHLARHSADWHALETYEPADLHPGLADFEQCLADAHDPVRLRVAYRRCLLSIAARDVCGTIDVAETAAELADLATATLRAALRIATAAAPEDAAQCRLAVIAMGKCGGNELNYVSDVDVIFVGDAANGADESAALRAATRLASHLMRICSETTVEGTIWPVDANLRPEGRNGPLVRTLSSHLAYYQRWAKTWEFQALLKARAVAGDPDLGAQYVEAITPLVWQAAERENFVADVQHMRRRVVDNIPAAHVDRELKLGPGGLRDVEFAVQLLQLVHGRSDATLHSRTTLDALHALAAGGYVGRTDAAQLGDAYRFLRAMEHRIQLYRLRRTHLVPEGEADLRRLGRSLGLRTEPVAELNRAWRRHASVVRRLHEKLFYRPLLDAVAQLAPGETRLSPRAAGQRLEALGYADPAAALRHLEALASGVTRKAAIQRTLLPVMLGWFADSADPDAGLLNFRKVSDALGKTPWYLRLLRDEGAAAENLARVLSAGRLAPDLLLRAPEAVALLGDPEGLQPRAADALEQEVLAAVGRADSAEAAVTSARGVRRRELFRTAAADIIGSYGTEDSPAETDLGALVDRVGRAVTDLTAATIGGALRAAVRDQWGDTLPTRFAVIGVGRFGGHELGYGSDADVLFVHEPREGVDEQDAAKAAQAVVAEMRRLLQLPTADPPLLIDADLRPEGRSGPLVRTLASYAAYYRRWSLTWESQALLRAVPVAGDPDLGRRFIDLIDPLRYPAEGLGDDAVREIRRLKARMESERLPRGADPTLHTKLGRGGLSDVEWTVQLLQMRHAWAEPGLRTTRTREALAAAHAAGLIGTEEAQILDEAWVLASRVRNAVMLVRGRAGDTFPTQTRELAAVGRYLGYAEGTVGEMLDDYRRTTRRARAVVDDLFYGG; the protein is encoded by the coding sequence ATGACGGTCCCCGGACGCAGGAGCAGTACCTTCATGAGGCTGCTCCGCAGCGGCTTCACCGACCCGTCGGCCGCGGCCGCGCTGCTCGACTCCGACGCGCTGGCCGCCGTACGCAACGACCCGGTGCTCCTCGACGCACTCGGCGCGACCGCCGACCCCGACCTGGCCCTGCGCGGCCTGGTCCGCCTCGCCGAGGCCGAGGGCGAGTCCGGCCGCCGCGTCCTCCTCGACACCCTCCTGCGCTCCAAGCCGCTGCGCGACCGCCTCCTCGGCGTCCTCGGCGCGTCCGAGGCCCTCGCCGACCACCTGGCCCGCCACTCCGCCGACTGGCACGCCCTCGAAACGTACGAGCCCGCCGACCTGCACCCCGGCCTCGCCGACTTCGAGCAGTGCCTCGCCGACGCCCACGACCCCGTACGGCTGCGCGTCGCCTACCGCCGCTGCCTGCTGTCGATCGCCGCCCGCGACGTCTGCGGCACCATCGACGTCGCCGAGACCGCCGCCGAGCTCGCCGACCTCGCCACCGCCACCCTCCGCGCCGCCCTGCGCATCGCGACCGCCGCCGCCCCGGAGGACGCCGCGCAGTGCCGCCTCGCCGTCATCGCGATGGGCAAGTGCGGCGGCAACGAGCTGAACTACGTCTCCGACGTCGACGTCATCTTCGTCGGCGACGCCGCGAACGGCGCCGACGAGTCCGCCGCCCTCCGCGCCGCGACCCGCCTCGCCTCCCACCTGATGCGGATCTGCTCCGAGACCACCGTCGAGGGCACCATCTGGCCCGTCGACGCCAACCTGCGCCCCGAGGGCCGCAACGGCCCCCTCGTCCGCACCCTCTCCTCCCACCTCGCCTACTACCAGCGCTGGGCCAAGACATGGGAGTTCCAGGCGCTCCTCAAGGCCCGCGCCGTCGCCGGCGACCCCGACCTCGGCGCCCAGTACGTCGAGGCCATAACGCCGCTCGTGTGGCAGGCCGCCGAGCGGGAGAACTTCGTCGCCGACGTGCAGCACATGCGCCGCCGCGTCGTCGACAACATCCCCGCCGCCCACGTCGACCGCGAGCTGAAGCTCGGCCCCGGCGGGCTCCGCGACGTCGAGTTCGCGGTGCAGCTGCTCCAGCTCGTCCACGGCCGCAGCGACGCCACCCTGCACTCCCGCACCACCCTCGACGCCCTGCACGCCCTCGCCGCCGGCGGCTACGTCGGGCGTACGGACGCCGCCCAGCTCGGCGACGCCTACCGCTTCCTGCGCGCCATGGAGCACCGCATCCAGCTGTACCGGCTGCGCCGCACCCACCTCGTCCCCGAGGGCGAGGCCGACCTGCGCCGCCTCGGACGCTCCCTCGGGCTGCGCACCGAGCCCGTCGCCGAGCTCAACCGGGCCTGGCGCCGCCACGCCTCCGTGGTCCGCCGCCTGCACGAGAAGCTGTTCTACCGGCCGCTCCTCGACGCCGTCGCCCAGCTCGCCCCGGGCGAGACCAGGCTCTCCCCGCGCGCCGCCGGCCAGCGCCTGGAGGCCCTCGGGTACGCGGACCCGGCCGCCGCCCTGCGCCACCTGGAGGCCCTCGCCTCCGGCGTCACCCGCAAGGCCGCCATCCAGCGGACCCTCCTGCCGGTCATGCTGGGCTGGTTCGCCGACTCCGCCGACCCCGACGCGGGCCTGCTGAACTTCCGGAAGGTCTCCGACGCCCTCGGCAAGACCCCCTGGTACCTGCGCCTCCTGCGCGACGAGGGCGCCGCCGCCGAGAACCTGGCCCGCGTCCTGTCCGCCGGCCGCCTCGCCCCCGACCTGCTGCTGCGGGCCCCCGAGGCCGTCGCCCTCCTCGGCGACCCCGAGGGCCTCCAGCCGCGCGCCGCCGACGCCCTGGAGCAGGAGGTCCTCGCCGCGGTCGGCCGCGCCGACAGCGCCGAAGCCGCCGTCACCTCCGCCCGCGGGGTGCGGCGGCGGGAGCTGTTCCGCACCGCCGCCGCCGACATCATCGGCTCGTACGGTACGGAGGACAGCCCCGCCGAGACCGACCTCGGCGCCCTCGTCGACCGCGTCGGCCGGGCCGTCACCGACCTCACCGCCGCCACCATCGGCGGGGCCCTGCGCGCCGCCGTCCGCGACCAGTGGGGCGACACCCTCCCGACCCGGTTCGCCGTCATCGGCGTCGGCCGCTTCGGCGGGCACGAGCTCGGCTACGGCTCCGACGCCGACGTCCTGTTCGTCCACGAGCCCCGCGAAGGCGTCGACGAGCAGGACGCCGCGAAGGCCGCGCAGGCCGTCGTCGCCGAGATGCGCAGGCTCCTGCAACTCCCCACCGCCGACCCGCCGCTCCTCATCGACGCCGACCTGCGCCCCGAGGGCCGCTCCGGGCCGCTGGTCCGCACCCTCGCCTCGTACGCCGCCTACTACCGCCGCTGGTCCCTCACCTGGGAGAGCCAGGCCCTGCTCCGGGCCGTGCCGGTCGCCGGCGACCCTGACCTCGGCCGCCGCTTCATCGACCTGATCGACCCGCTGCGCTACCCCGCCGAGGGCCTCGGCGACGACGCGGTCCGCGAGATCCGCCGCCTGAAGGCCCGCATGGAGTCCGAACGCCTGCCGCGCGGCGCCGACCCCACCCTCCACACGAAGCTGGGCCGCGGCGGCCTCAGCGACGTCGAGTGGACCGTGCAGCTGCTCCAGATGCGGCACGCCTGGGCCGAACCGGGCCTGCGCACCACCCGCACCCGCGAGGCACTGGCCGCGGCCCACGCGGCCGGCCTCATCGGGACGGAGGAGGCGCAAATTCTGGACGAGGCGTGGGTCCTGGCCTCCCGCGTCCGCAACGCGGTCATGCTGGTCCGCGGCCGCGCCGGCGACACGTTCCCGACGCAGACCCGCGAACTGGCCGCCGTAGGCCGCTACCTCGGCTACGCGGAGGGCACGGTCGGCGAAATGCTGGACGACTACCGCCGCACCACCCGCCGCGCCCGCGCCGTCGTCGACGACCTGTTCTACGGCGGGTAG
- a CDS encoding PIG-L family deacetylase gives MPGQAPGREAAGLPGRFAPTVGRPDAQSLATAPSGPGHQQDISSTTDIPSQWVPSPEHGYGAPDDAFGSGAAAHTGDATADGEGAAPAEAGGRPGIPVQRDGRAVHGPRRPATPAAAATTAPGASTAATPDAHAHAHAHEQAEAHAHAQAATTRRVARRAVKAIGFCAAVTAGTMLLLRGNEALTGLATAPAAPSAAKAPAVPAAAPDPGRVVQIVAHPDDDLYFMNPELRHSLSAGTGHSITSVYLTSGEADGVNAGAAGRASARPDKRAYAEARQNGIRAAYAKMATGDRTSAWRRTSVPTRGGGRAEVDVLVARPEVHLVWLQLREAGTVHAEAPDSLRGLWDGKAPRLESVLASGSPVTEPYAYSRDDLVRTLAGILDRYRPTTVRIQDPTPGRTPATGRFTDHQDHFYGARFAQAALAAYAAEVKGRPHFAVQNYLGYSNGSLPGTLDPQTSADKLDIMDVYAWVDRENHCGSSAGCGDLKVADHPAGNNWTSTINHARGSGTSWLASDRQHGLWAFQVLDGQVALWHRAGPIGPWSGPHLLPGTGMDPGVSTVTLPDGRIAAFATRTTLGEQPSDYRREVVYAVQRAPGAREFGAWQSLGTPEASDADRTSDISAPAVSADGTGRLAAYVRDGGHTLRGREQRADGTWGPWEAHGGAGLLGTPVAAADAAGRRMVFAATAASVTAWAQPAPGAPLGPATPTGLPQTALPLTADAREGGVRLWLRKPGSGDVRTALATTTPDGTPAVRGLTDLGGLQGFGAVAAGGHVLAARSAGGHLGAELGEGRPWERSPLLFVGDPSAAVTGNGTTVNLAVMGLDARLYATSSPDTPKAYLTPWQPIGPSNTGQAQP, from the coding sequence GTGCCCGGGCAGGCGCCGGGCCGGGAGGCCGCCGGGCTGCCGGGCAGGTTCGCGCCCACGGTCGGCCGGCCCGACGCCCAATCCCTCGCTACCGCCCCGAGCGGACCCGGCCACCAGCAGGACATATCCAGCACAACAGACATACCGAGCCAGTGGGTTCCGTCACCCGAGCACGGCTACGGCGCCCCCGACGACGCGTTCGGGAGCGGCGCCGCCGCCCACACCGGCGACGCGACAGCAGACGGCGAAGGCGCCGCCCCCGCAGAGGCGGGCGGCCGGCCCGGCATCCCCGTACAGCGGGACGGCCGCGCCGTCCACGGCCCGCGGCGGCCCGCCACCCCGGCGGCGGCGGCCACCACCGCACCCGGCGCCTCGACCGCGGCGACCCCAGACGCCCACGCCCACGCCCACGCCCACGAGCAGGCCGAAGCCCACGCCCACGCCCAGGCCGCCACCACGCGCCGCGTCGCGCGCCGCGCCGTCAAGGCCATCGGGTTCTGCGCGGCCGTCACCGCCGGCACGATGCTCCTGCTCCGCGGGAACGAAGCCCTCACCGGCCTCGCCACCGCCCCCGCAGCCCCCTCGGCAGCCAAGGCCCCGGCCGTACCCGCCGCCGCCCCCGACCCCGGACGCGTCGTCCAGATCGTCGCCCACCCCGACGACGACCTGTACTTCATGAACCCGGAGCTGCGGCACTCCCTGTCCGCCGGCACCGGCCACAGCATCACGTCCGTCTACCTCACCTCCGGCGAGGCCGACGGCGTCAACGCCGGTGCCGCCGGGCGCGCTTCCGCCCGCCCCGACAAGCGCGCGTACGCCGAGGCCCGCCAGAACGGCATCCGGGCCGCCTACGCCAAGATGGCCACCGGCGACCGCACCAGCGCCTGGAGGCGCACGTCCGTCCCCACCCGCGGCGGCGGCCGCGCCGAGGTCGACGTCCTCGTCGCCCGGCCCGAGGTCCACCTCGTCTGGCTGCAGCTCCGCGAGGCCGGCACCGTCCACGCCGAGGCCCCCGACAGCCTGCGCGGCCTCTGGGACGGCAAGGCCCCCCGCCTGGAGTCCGTGCTCGCCTCCGGCAGCCCCGTCACCGAGCCGTACGCCTACTCGCGCGACGACCTCGTCCGCACCCTCGCCGGCATCCTCGACCGCTACCGGCCGACGACCGTCCGCATCCAGGACCCCACCCCCGGCCGGACCCCCGCCACCGGGCGGTTCACCGACCACCAGGACCACTTCTACGGCGCCCGCTTCGCCCAGGCGGCCCTCGCCGCGTACGCGGCCGAGGTCAAGGGCCGGCCGCACTTCGCCGTGCAGAACTACCTCGGCTACTCCAACGGCTCCCTGCCCGGCACCCTCGACCCGCAGACATCCGCGGACAAGCTGGACATCATGGACGTCTATGCCTGGGTCGACCGCGAGAACCACTGCGGCAGCAGCGCCGGCTGCGGCGACCTCAAGGTCGCGGACCACCCCGCCGGCAACAACTGGACCTCCACCATCAACCACGCCCGCGGCTCCGGCACCTCCTGGCTGGCCTCCGACCGGCAGCACGGCCTGTGGGCGTTCCAGGTGCTCGACGGGCAGGTCGCGCTCTGGCACCGGGCCGGCCCGATCGGCCCGTGGAGCGGGCCGCACCTGCTGCCGGGCACCGGCATGGACCCGGGCGTGTCCACGGTCACCCTCCCGGACGGGCGGATCGCGGCCTTCGCGACGCGCACGACGCTCGGCGAGCAGCCGTCGGACTACCGGCGCGAGGTCGTGTACGCCGTACAGCGCGCCCCCGGTGCACGGGAGTTCGGCGCATGGCAGTCGCTGGGCACCCCGGAGGCGTCCGATGCGGACCGCACCTCCGACATCAGCGCGCCCGCGGTGTCCGCGGACGGCACGGGCCGCCTGGCGGCGTACGTACGCGACGGCGGCCACACCCTGCGCGGGCGGGAGCAGCGGGCGGACGGCACCTGGGGCCCCTGGGAGGCCCACGGCGGCGCCGGCCTGCTCGGCACCCCGGTGGCGGCCGCCGATGCGGCGGGCCGGCGCATGGTCTTCGCGGCGACCGCGGCCTCGGTGACGGCCTGGGCCCAGCCGGCCCCTGGCGCACCCCTGGGCCCGGCAACCCCGACGGGCCTCCCCCAGACGGCCCTCCCGCTGACGGCGGACGCCCGCGAGGGCGGAGTCCGCCTGTGGCTGCGCAAGCCGGGCTCGGGCGACGTCCGGACCGCCCTGGCGACGACCACCCCCGACGGCACACCGGCGGTACGGGGCCTCACCGACCTGGGCGGCCTCCAGGGCTTCGGCGCGGTCGCCGCAGGCGGCCACGTCCTGGCGGCCCGCTCGGCCGGCGGCCACCTCGGCGCGGAACTCGGCGAGGGCCGCCCCTGGGAACGCTCCCCCCTGCTCTTCGTGGGCGACCCCTCGGCGGCGGTCACGGGCAACGGCACCACGGTCAACCTGGCGGTGATGGGCCTGGACGCCCGCCTGTACGCGACGTCCTCCCCGGACACCCCGAAGGCGTACCTGACCCCCTGGCAGCCGATAGGCCCGAGCAACACGGGACAGGCGCAGCCGTAG
- a CDS encoding DUF4241 domain-containing protein: protein MEWVADPRLAAGPEAAWFLEAVFAPGTQMGTVYDDPTTPVVVTRIEEVASLRVPSGRLVVDAPWDDDDMWAYEQGQPTRPPRELAVRIPPGSYRMEIAWTAGPYEFMGEQCDGVDVAATRLCISDEPVAGWEMALGVGEDVDELKPGDMIGFCADANVGCFADAGAWTTLCKPFRTFVNGHWGLHDTEELPGWCNRVRDESQQADLVTFGVEIRGVVWLGRTRTGDVASIVVASGVIDSGA, encoded by the coding sequence ATGGAATGGGTTGCAGACCCGCGGCTGGCGGCGGGGCCCGAGGCCGCCTGGTTCCTGGAGGCGGTGTTCGCACCCGGTACGCAGATGGGGACGGTGTACGACGATCCGACGACGCCCGTCGTCGTGACACGGATCGAGGAAGTGGCCTCCCTGCGGGTTCCCAGCGGCCGGCTGGTCGTCGATGCGCCCTGGGACGACGACGACATGTGGGCGTACGAACAGGGGCAGCCGACGCGACCCCCGCGCGAGCTGGCGGTGCGCATTCCTCCGGGCAGCTACCGCATGGAGATCGCCTGGACTGCGGGCCCGTACGAGTTCATGGGCGAGCAGTGCGACGGCGTCGACGTCGCCGCGACCCGCCTGTGCATCAGCGACGAGCCCGTGGCCGGGTGGGAAATGGCCCTCGGCGTCGGCGAGGACGTCGATGAGCTGAAGCCGGGGGACATGATCGGCTTCTGTGCCGATGCCAATGTCGGCTGCTTCGCAGACGCGGGTGCGTGGACGACTCTGTGCAAGCCGTTCCGCACGTTCGTGAACGGCCACTGGGGCTTGCACGACACCGAAGAACTCCCCGGCTGGTGCAACCGGGTGCGCGACGAGTCGCAGCAGGCCGACCTGGTCACGTTCGGGGTCGAAATCCGCGGCGTCGTCTGGCTGGGCCGCACCAGGACCGGCGACGTGGCCTCCATCGTGGTCGCCAGCGGCGTGATCGACTCCGGGGCCTGA
- a CDS encoding glutamine synthetase family protein: MDKQQEFVLRTLEERDIRFVRLWFTDVLGFLKSVAVAPAELEQAFDEGIGFDGSAIEGFARVYESDMIAKPDPGTFQILPWRAEAPGTARMFCDILMPDGSPSFADPRFVLKRILAKTSDLGFTFYTHPEIEFFLLKDKPLDGSRPVPADNSGYFDHTPQNVGMDFRRQAITMLESMGISVEFSHHEGAPGQQEIDLRYADALSTADNIMTFRLVMKQVALEQGVQATFMPKPFSEYPGSGMHTHLSLFEGDRNAFYESGAEYQLSKVGRSFIAGLLRHAAETSAVTNQWVNSYKRIWGGSTRTAGSGGEAPSYICWGHNNRSALIRVPMYKPGKMGSSRIEVRSIDSGANPYLTYAVLLAAGLKGIEEGYELPAGADDDVWALSDSERRAMGIEPLPQNLGEAISLMERSELVAETLGEHVFDFFLRNKKQEWEEYRSEVTAFELRKNLPVL, from the coding sequence ATGGACAAGCAGCAGGAATTCGTCCTCCGGACGCTCGAGGAGCGCGACATCCGCTTCGTGCGCCTGTGGTTCACCGACGTGCTGGGCTTCCTCAAGTCCGTCGCGGTGGCGCCGGCCGAGCTGGAGCAGGCCTTCGACGAGGGCATCGGCTTCGACGGCTCGGCCATCGAGGGCTTCGCGCGGGTCTACGAATCCGACATGATCGCCAAGCCGGACCCGGGCACCTTCCAGATACTGCCCTGGCGCGCGGAGGCCCCCGGGACGGCCCGGATGTTCTGCGACATCCTCATGCCGGACGGGTCGCCGTCCTTCGCGGACCCCCGCTTCGTCCTCAAGCGGATCCTCGCCAAGACCTCCGACCTGGGCTTCACCTTCTACACCCACCCGGAGATCGAGTTCTTCCTGCTGAAGGACAAGCCGCTGGACGGCTCCCGTCCCGTGCCCGCGGACAACTCCGGCTACTTCGACCACACCCCGCAGAACGTCGGCATGGACTTCCGCCGGCAGGCGATCACCATGCTCGAATCGATGGGCATCTCCGTCGAGTTCAGCCACCACGAGGGCGCCCCCGGCCAGCAGGAGATCGACCTGCGCTATGCCGACGCGCTGTCCACCGCCGACAACATCATGACGTTCCGCCTGGTCATGAAGCAGGTCGCGCTGGAGCAGGGCGTGCAGGCCACCTTCATGCCGAAGCCGTTCTCCGAGTACCCCGGCTCCGGCATGCACACCCACCTGTCGCTCTTCGAGGGCGACCGCAACGCCTTCTACGAGTCCGGCGCCGAGTACCAGCTCTCGAAGGTCGGCCGCTCCTTCATCGCGGGCCTGCTCCGGCACGCGGCGGAGACCTCGGCGGTCACGAACCAGTGGGTGAACTCGTACAAGCGCATCTGGGGCGGCTCCACCCGCACGGCCGGGTCCGGCGGCGAGGCCCCCTCGTACATCTGCTGGGGGCACAACAACCGCTCGGCGCTGATCCGCGTCCCGATGTACAAGCCGGGCAAGATGGGCTCCTCGCGCATCGAGGTCCGCTCCATCGACTCGGGCGCCAACCCGTACCTGACGTACGCGGTCCTGCTGGCGGCGGGCCTGAAGGGCATCGAGGAGGGCTACGAACTCCCGGCCGGCGCCGACGACGACGTCTGGGCCCTGTCGGACTCGGAGCGCCGCGCGATGGGCATCGAGCCGCTCCCGCAGAACCTGGGCGAGGCGATCTCCCTGATGGAACGCAGCGAACTGGTCGCCGAAACCCTGGGCGAGCACGTCTTCGACTTCTTCCTGCGCAACAAGAAGCAGGAGTGGGAGGAGTACCGCAGCGAGGTCACGGCCTTCGAGCTCCGCAAGAACCTGCCGGTGCTGTAG
- a CDS encoding DUF3105 domain-containing protein, with the protein MAGTNPTPNPSRQARIAEMRRAERARERRNKILAISVSTALVAGLVGFGAWVLLQQKAEEKAAAREAETARTTPVAAEQSWDAKSLGRNHVETPVSYPMNPPVGGDHHPRWMNCNGDVYKEPVPRENAVHSLEHGAVWVTYNDKASAADVAELSRTVEKTPYSLMSPVADQSGAIMLSAWGKQVTVDSASDPRVKQFFTKYVQGPQTPEPGAACTMGVAGK; encoded by the coding sequence ATGGCCGGCACCAACCCGACCCCCAACCCCTCCCGCCAGGCGCGCATAGCCGAGATGCGCCGCGCCGAACGCGCCCGCGAGCGCCGCAACAAGATCCTCGCGATCTCGGTGTCGACGGCGCTCGTCGCGGGCCTCGTCGGCTTCGGCGCCTGGGTGCTGCTGCAGCAGAAGGCCGAGGAGAAGGCGGCGGCCCGCGAGGCCGAGACCGCCCGCACCACCCCCGTGGCAGCCGAGCAGTCCTGGGACGCGAAGTCGCTGGGCCGCAACCACGTCGAGACGCCCGTCTCGTACCCGATGAACCCGCCGGTCGGCGGGGACCACCACCCGCGCTGGATGAACTGCAACGGCGACGTCTACAAGGAGCCCGTGCCGCGTGAGAACGCCGTGCACTCCCTGGAGCACGGCGCGGTGTGGGTGACGTACAACGACAAGGCGTCCGCGGCGGACGTCGCCGAGCTCTCCCGCACGGTGGAGAAGACCCCGTACTCGCTGATGAGCCCGGTCGCCGACCAGTCCGGGGCCATCATGCTGAGCGCATGGGGCAAGCAGGTCACCGTCGACAGCGCCTCCGACCCGCGCGTGAAGCAGTTCTTCACCAAGTACGTGCAGGGCCCGCAGACGCCCGAGCCGGGCGCGGCCTGCACGATGGGGGTGGCCGGCAAGTGA
- a CDS encoding DUF305 domain-containing protein, with amino-acid sequence MRRTYRAAGSAVLLALLFAVAATVAAASGGRTAGAAARTPALYSPDAGFARDMAVHHQQAVEMSFLVRDRTQDEAVRSLAYDIANTQANQRGMLLGWLDLWGLPKVLAGEPPMSWMAPASASAPASASAPASAGGSGAHGGHAVDGVPAKPGALMPGMATKEEIAALGAAQGRDAEVLFLQLMTDHHKGGVAMARGCAVQCATPAERALAQGMVEAQQSELTLMADMLRARGAAPRG; translated from the coding sequence GTGAGGCGTACGTACCGGGCGGCCGGCTCCGCGGTGCTGCTCGCCCTGCTCTTCGCGGTGGCGGCCACGGTCGCCGCCGCGAGCGGCGGGCGCACCGCCGGAGCCGCCGCCCGTACACCCGCCCTGTACTCGCCGGACGCGGGCTTCGCCCGGGACATGGCGGTGCACCACCAGCAGGCGGTGGAGATGTCGTTCCTGGTGCGGGACCGCACGCAGGACGAGGCGGTGCGCAGCCTCGCCTACGACATCGCCAACACGCAGGCGAACCAGCGCGGCATGCTGCTGGGCTGGCTGGACCTGTGGGGGCTGCCGAAGGTGCTGGCGGGCGAGCCGCCGATGTCCTGGATGGCCCCCGCCTCCGCCTCCGCCCCCGCCTCCGCATCCGCCCCCGCCTCCGCCGGCGGCAGCGGCGCTCACGGCGGCCACGCCGTGGACGGCGTCCCGGCCAAGCCGGGCGCGCTGATGCCCGGCATGGCCACCAAGGAGGAGATCGCCGCGCTGGGCGCCGCGCAGGGGCGGGACGCGGAGGTGTTGTTCCTCCAGCTGATGACCGACCACCACAAGGGCGGTGTGGCGATGGCCCGCGGCTGCGCCGTGCAGTGCGCGACGCCGGCCGAGCGGGCGCTGGCGCAGGGCATGGTCGAGGCCCAGCAGTCCGAGCTGACGCTGATGGCGGACATGCTCCGGGCCCGCGGGGCTGCGCCGCGCGGGTGA
- a CDS encoding CBS domain-containing protein encodes MTTAADIMHPGAQWIPATETLDRAAELMRRLNVGALPVSDADERLCGIVTDRDIVVKCVAIGHDPAQVTCGDLCEGTPRWIAADADVSAVLDEMESHQIKRLPVIENKRLVGMISEADLAQHLPDEQLAGFVEKVYARR; translated from the coding sequence ATGACCACCGCGGCAGACATCATGCACCCCGGGGCCCAGTGGATCCCGGCGACGGAGACCCTGGACCGGGCCGCCGAGCTCATGCGCCGGCTGAACGTGGGCGCGCTGCCCGTCAGCGACGCGGACGAGCGGCTGTGCGGCATCGTCACCGACCGCGACATCGTCGTGAAGTGCGTGGCGATCGGCCACGACCCGGCCCAGGTGACCTGCGGCGACCTGTGCGAGGGCACGCCCCGCTGGATCGCGGCGGACGCGGACGTCTCCGCCGTCCTGGACGAGATGGAGTCCCACCAGATCAAGCGCCTGCCGGTCATCGAGAACAAGCGCCTCGTCGGCATGATCAGCGAGGCGGACCTGGCGCAGCACCTGCCGGACGAGCAGCTCGCGGGCTTCGTCGAGAAGGTCTACGCCCGCCGCTGA
- a CDS encoding alpha/beta fold hydrolase translates to MTSEAHETYGTREHRFVRVDGTALHVVVDGTGPPVVLSAGLAMAWFDWDPVAALLAAAGRTAIRFDRPGHGLSGPATAPPTAAGEARRMAGLLDALGLAGTPATVAGHSLAAFHAEAFARLYPRRTAALVLLDGSVEEHPRTLLPSALRTGAARAAGRALTAAGLPAALGPAARRAAVRLSRTGGADPAPRDLVRRCYRTGRVWRGALLENSRYPDMAAEVLALRARHPLAAPTTVLAGDDGSGSRAAARWLARQQALAAELGARFEAAEPAGHLVMLDRPEQVARAVLGAPAGQRRA, encoded by the coding sequence GTGACGTCCGAGGCGCACGAGACGTACGGGACGCGCGAGCACCGCTTCGTCCGCGTCGACGGCACCGCACTGCACGTCGTCGTCGACGGCACCGGGCCGCCCGTCGTGCTGAGCGCCGGGCTCGCCATGGCCTGGTTCGACTGGGATCCGGTCGCCGCGCTGCTCGCCGCCGCAGGCCGCACCGCCATCCGCTTCGACCGCCCCGGCCACGGGCTGAGCGGCCCCGCGACCGCCCCGCCCACCGCCGCCGGCGAAGCCCGCCGCATGGCCGGGCTGCTGGACGCCCTCGGCCTGGCCGGCACCCCCGCCACCGTCGCCGGGCACTCCCTCGCCGCCTTCCACGCCGAGGCCTTCGCCCGCCTGTACCCGCGGCGCACCGCCGCCCTGGTCCTCCTCGACGGCAGCGTCGAGGAACACCCCCGCACCCTCCTGCCCTCCGCCCTGCGCACCGGTGCCGCCCGCGCCGCGGGCCGCGCCCTCACCGCCGCCGGGCTGCCAGCCGCGCTCGGCCCCGCCGCCCGCCGGGCCGCCGTACGCCTCTCCCGGACCGGCGGCGCCGACCCCGCGCCCCGGGACCTCGTACGCCGCTGCTACCGCACCGGCCGGGTCTGGCGGGGGGCGCTGCTGGAGAACTCCCGCTACCCGGACATGGCCGCCGAGGTCCTCGCGCTGCGCGCCCGGCACCCGCTGGCCGCCCCGACGACGGTCCTCGCCGGCGACGACGGCTCCGGGAGCCGGGCCGCGGCCCGCTGGCTCGCCCGGCAGCAGGCGCTCGCCGCCGAACTCGGCGCCCGCTTCGAGGCCGCCGAGCCCGCGGGCCACCTGGTCATGCTGGACCGGCCGGAGCAGGTGGCCCGGGCCGTCCTCGGCGCCCCCGCCGGTCAGCGGCGGGCGTAG